A single genomic interval of Acyrthosiphon pisum isolate AL4f unplaced genomic scaffold, pea_aphid_22Mar2018_4r6ur Scaffold_21639;HRSCAF=24468, whole genome shotgun sequence harbors:
- the LOC107885145 gene encoding uncharacterized protein LOC107885145 — MLIKTFGLILFFSSSQFEKLFRPNLPMGEYHLKFDKVYPCETTKDHPIKLNWYFSKKTSSITELKGNTTLLIPFDDTLTLDANLASWGSTGGWVPNTYILNTKKACSTLKRLIGNAWIIFLEGFNIPTNKCSWPVGTYITSGIDKKKLEDMNFPKIYFYGKYKVVVRIKNLKNEVVGCTVIEVNYMRPWETPI; from the exons ATGTTAATCAAAACGTTcggacttattttatttttctcatcgTCTCAATTCGAAAAACTTTTTAGGCCAAACTTGCCaatg GGTGAATATCACCTGAAGTTTGATAAAGTATATCCGTGTGAAACAACAAAAGACCATccaattaaattgaattggtATTTTAGTAAAAAGACATCAAGTATAACGGAGTTAAAAGGCAATACAACACTTTTGATACCTTTCGATGATACGCTTAcg CTTGATGCTAACCTTGCATCTTGGGGCTCAACTGGCGGATGGGTGCCAAATACATATATTCTCAATACAAAAAAGGCATGCAGTACTCTGAAACGTCTCATTGGAAATGCATGGATTATCTTTTTAGAGGGTTTCAACATTCCAACTAATAAATGTTCATGGCCAGTG GGCACATATATTACGTCAGGGATCGATAAGAAGAAACTTGAAGATATGAACtttcccaaaatatatttttatggaaaatataaagttgTTGTTCgcattaaaaatttgaaaaatgaagtAGTTGGCTGCACTGTTATTGAGGTTAATTATATGCGACCTTGGGAAACACCAATTTGA